A stretch of DNA from Rheinheimera sp. MMS21-TC3:
CGGTTAACACTTTGCCCGCGCCAAACTCTAAAATTTGGCTAACCCCTTGGCTAGCTAAAAACTCTATCGTTTCAGTCCAACGTACTGGACTATAAAGTTGGCGCACTAAAGCATCTTTAATCTCAGCACCCGAAGTTGCAGCAGCAACATCAACGTTATTAATTACCGGTACACTTGGTAAATTAAAAGATAACTGATTTAAATCGAGCAATAACTGCTCAGCGGCTGGACGCATTAATGCACAATGTGAAGGCACGCTAACAGGTAAAGGTAAGGCGCGCTTTGCACCGGCTGCTTTACATAGCTCACCCGCACGTTCAACTGCCGCTTTATGTCCTGCTATAACAACTTGACCTGGTGAATTATAGTTAACAGCAGATACTACCTCACCTTGTGCTGCATCAGCACAAGCTTTAATAATAGCGGCATCATCTAAACCAATAATAGCCGACATAGCACCTACGCCAGCTGGAACCGCTTGTTGCATATAGTTACCGCGTTTTTCAACTAAAGTTACCGCTGCAGCTAAAGTTAAAACACCCGCACATACTAAGGCCGAATATTCGCCTAATGAATGGCCGGCAAAATAAGCAGGTGTTTGGCCATTTTGTTGCTGCCATAACCGCCAAACTGCTACTGAGGCAGTAAGTAATGCTGGCTGGGTACGTTGTGTTTCATTTAATTCAGCTTCAGGGCCATTAGCCACTAAAGCCCATAAATCATAACCAAGGGCAGCTGAAGCTTCAGCAAAGGTTTGTTTTACAATATCATGCTGCTGATACAGCTCGGCTAACATACCCACACTTTGTGAGCCTTGGCCCGGAAAAACAATTGCAAGTTTAGTTGTCATTTTATGTCCTGCAAAATAAAAAATTAATAACGAATTAATGCAGATGCCCAAGCAAAACCACCGCCAAAAGCTTCAAGCAATAGCGTTTGACCACGCTGAATGCGGCCATCTCTTATAGCTTCATCTAAGGCTGTGGGCACTGTTGCAGCAGAAGTATTACCATATTTATCAAGGTTAATAACCACTTGTTCCATTGGTAAGTTTAACTTTCGTGCCACAGCAGCAATAATACGTAGATTAGCTTGATGTGGTACTAACCAATCTATTTCTGATTTATCTAAATTATTAGCCGCTAATGTCTGCTCTACCACTTCAGAGAGTTTAGTTACTGCAACTTTAAATACTTCGTTACCTTTCATAGCGCCCCATGAACTATGAACAGAGGTTTCAATACCACGGGTTGGATTATCAACATACAGTAGTTCTGAATATTTACCATCGGCAAAAATATGGGTTGATAAAATACCCGGCTGTTCTGAAGCTTCTAAAATTACAGCACCTGCAGCATCACCAAACAAAATAACCATGCTGCGATCTTCTGGGCTAATTAAACGTGATAAGCAATCAGAACCCACCACCATAATCCGCTTAGCCATACCTGTTTTTATATATTGATCGGCTATGCTTAATGCATAACAAAAGCCAGCACAAGCAGCAGCAACATCAAAAGCTGGCATAGGCGGCAAACCTAATTCACGTTGTATCTCACAAGCGGAACTAGGTAAAGATCTAGCACCACTAGTAGTGGCACAGATCAGCATATCAACACTGTCTTTATCTATATTGGCTGCTTCTAACGCTTTTAAACCCGCCTGAGCACCCATAGTAGCGACTGTTTCGTTATCGCCAATAATACGACGTTCTTTAATACCCGTACGTTCCATAATCCATTCGTCGGTGGTCTCTACCATCGTTTCTAGATCAGTATTAGAACGAATTTTCGACGGGAAATAGCTCCCGGTACCTATAATGCGTGAATACATAAGAACCTACGCTTTATCTATTAATACGTGTTCCAACCGATGCTTAATTTTAGCAGGCACTTGGCGTTCAACCTCGAGCACTGCTTGTCGGATGGCACTAAGAAATGCTTCTTTAGTTGCATTTCCATGACTTTTCACCACAATTCCGCGCAATCCTATCAGACTTGCACCATTGTAGTGGTCGGGGTTCACTGCTTGCGAGAGTTTTTTAATGAAAGGTTTAATTAGCCAACCCAATAATTGAGCGCTTAATTGATCTTTTATACTCGTTTCAAAACGGCGTAAAATAAGCTTAGCTACGCCCTCACAAGTTTTCAATGCAACATTACCAACAAAACCATCACAGACAATTACATCAGCTTTGCGCGAAAAAATGTCATTACCTTCAATATAGCCAACATAATTAATATCATTACATTGGGCTAAAAGCATAGAAGCGCGTTTAATTTGATCTGAGCCTTTTATTTCTTCTTCACCCATATTTAATAATGCAATCCGCGGCTTAGTAATGCCAATGACTTCTTCGGCCATTACTGAACCCATAACTGCAAATTGAAATAGGGTATCGGCATCACAGTTGACCGTTGCGCCTAAGTCCAACATATAGACCGGCTCGCCTTCTATAGAGGGGATAGTGCTAATTAAAGCTGGTCGTTCAATGCCGCCAAGCATTTTAAGTACATAATGAGCAATAGCGATAAGAGCGCCAGTATTACCCGCACTTACACAAGCTTGCACCTCTCCACTATCAACTAAATCGATGGCTGTGCGCATAGATGAGTCGCGCTTATTACGCAACGCTATGGCAGGCTTATCAGCCATGGTAATGGTTTGGCTACAGTGTTTGAGTGTAAACTGGGGGTGTGCAGAAACGCCGTGCAATTTTAATTGCTCGGTTAAAATGGTTTCATCACCACATAAGATCAGGTGTAATTCTGGATATTCCTCTATCGCAGCTATGGCAGCAGGGATAGTAGATCGGGGGCCATGGTCGCCCCCCATCATATCTAAAGCAAGAGTTAGCTTTAGCGGTTGCACTAGGTGCATCCAAACTTACTTAACTTTACGGCCTTTGTAATAACCATCGGCAGTAATATGGTGACGACGGTGCGTTTCACCAGTAGTAGAATCAACTGACAATGTTGGGCCAGTTAACGCATCATGTGAGCGACGCATATCGCGACGTGCGCGTGATTTTTTATTTTGCTGAACAGCCATGGTTTTTCTCCTAAACTCACTTTTTCTTTAATTCTTGCAGTATAGCGAATGGATTGGGTTTTTCAGCTTCTTGCCCTAGGTCTCCAAAGCTCATATCCGCACTTTTTATTGCACAAAGTGCTTCATCATGCGTTGGGAACAAAGGTAGAGTCAAAATTAACTCATCTTCCACTAACTGCCGTAAATTTATTTCGCCGTGGTCGTCTTTCTCGATCACGTCATAGCACTCTGGGATATTTTCCAAATCTGCTTCGTCATCCGATTTAATCGGTGTGTATGCAAAATTGCAGTCTAACGAAACAGCCATGGGTTGACCACAGCGCTCGCAGCTTACACTCACTTCACAAGAAGCACTACCCTGTAAAACAGTTAGGCCTTGTTGGTCAGTACCGCATTCAATTCGTACCGCTACATGCTCTTGCGATGTTAGCAAGCTCTCATTTAATCGAGTTAATGTTTCTGAAGCATAATAGCCTTCATACTCTGAGCGTTTTTGCGCTGCTTTAACCAGATTTAAGGTAACGGGCATTTTTACTTTTTGCATAAGGCGCGCATCATATAGAAGCCCCCCTTTACTGTCAAAGGGTTCAGGCAGATTTTTACGTTTTTTCTCGCTGTCAATGACCTTTACCGTTATAGTAAGCATCAAAAAACAGTGAGAACCTAATTATCAATGACCCAAACCACTATACCCAAACTTTGGCTAGCATCAACCTCAGAGTATCGTAAAGCTATTTTGAGTAAGCTAACAAAGAACTTTAGCTGCCAAAATCCTAATATAGATGAAACAGTGCATCGGCATGAATTAGCATCAACACTAGTCAGTCGACTTGCTTTGGCCAAAGCCCAAGCGGTTGCCGCAACCTTATCAGAAGGCCTAGTCATTGGTTCTGATCAAGTTGCCTTGTTTCAGGGCGCTATTATCGGCAAACCACACAGCTTTGACAAGGCAATTGCACAACTTCAGCGTTTTAGTGGCCATAAAGTACAGTTTTTAACCGGGCTAGCCGTTATTAATGTTGCCGATAACAGTATACAGCAACATATTGAATACTTTGACGTCTGGTTTAGAACTTTAACTGATAGCGAAATTATTCGTTATGTTGAAAAAGAACAACCTCTAGATTGCGCCGGCAGCTTTAAAGTTGAAGGCTTAGGTATCGCCTTATTCGACAAATTAAGTGGTGATGATCCTAATAGCTTAATTGGCTTACCCCTTTTAAAATTAAACCATATGCTAATTAATGCCGGTTATAACGCTCTAATAGCTGACTAGCTAAAATAAGCATTTTACAACACCTTAAGCAATTCAGGTATCGAATCTATTATGGCTTTAGGTGCATACTGGCTTAATATATCTCGGCCATGCACACCATGGGTAATACCAATCCGCGGCATGGCAATAGTTTGCGCCATTTTCATATCATGACTAGTATCACCCACCATCACAGCTTGGGCGGCTGGAATATCAAGTTGCTGCAGAATTTGTTCAAGCATATCGGGATGGGGTTTAGATTGCGCCTCATCAGCACAACGACTAGTATCAAAATAGGCTGCCAAGCCGGTTTCAGCAAACATTCTTTGCAAGCCTTTACGGGCTTTACCTGTGGCGACAGCAAGTTTTACGTTCTTATCTTTAAGCTGCTGCAACACTTGTTCAACGCCATTAAATAAAGGCGTTGGCGTAGTGTCATATTCTAAATATTGTTGACGATAATGGTTAAATAATTGCTGCCGCTGCGTTTGGCTTAATCCAGGAAATAAAATATCAAAAGCCGGATCTAAGCTAATACCAATAATTTGCTTAACAGCGAAATCTGAGGGTACAGGCAACTTTGCTAAACGAGCTGCAGCTTGCATAGACGAAACAATACGACCAATAGAGTCCATAACTGTACCGTCCCAGTCAAAAATAACTAAAGAGACGTCTGCTTGTTGCATAATAACCTTTGTCATTTTATTTTTTGGTTAACCTCTCAAGCACTTGCTCTAACGCTGGTTCTAATGGCGCTTCAACCCTTAAGATCGTTTGCGTATTAGGGTGGATAAAACTTAAAATTTTAGCATGTAAGAATAAACGCTTAAGGCCAATTTTTTGCATTTGATTGCTAAAGTCGTTATCGCCATATTTATCATCACAAGCAATAGGATGGCCGCTAGAGGCCGTATGCACGCGTATTTGATGAGTGCGGCCTGTTACCGGAAAGGCTTCAACTAAAGTGCCCTCTTGGAAACGTTGTAAAATGCGAAACCGTGTTTCAGAGGCTTTACCATTAACTTCATCAACACGCACCACCCGCTCGCCAGATTGCAACGTGTTTTTATTTAAAGCATCGGTAACTTTACGTACTTTACTGTCCCAGTCTCCTGCGACTAAAGCAACATACTTCTTCTCTACTGTTTTATCGCGTAACTGAGCATGTAAATGGGTTAATACTGAGCGCTTTTTAGCAATAAGTAAGCAACCAGAGGTATCACGATCTAACCTATGCACTAATTCTAAATGCTTTGCTAAAGGCCGCAAGGCTCTTAAGGCTTCTATCACGCCAAACTTTAAACCACTGCCGCCATGTACCGCCATGCCTGAAGGTTTGTTTAAAACAATTAAATCGTTATCTTCAAATAAAATATGTTGTTCTAAGTTTTTCACTAAAGATAATTTTACTGAAATAGGTTCACTTTCAGCAGCGATGGTTAAAGGTGGGATTCGAACAGAATCCGCCTGTTGTAATTTATACTCAGGTTTAACCCGTTTTTTGTTAACCCGTACCTCTCCTTTGCGTAAAATACGGTAAATAACACTTTTAGGCACACTTTTTAGCCGTGCAATTAAAAAATTGTCTATTCGTTGGCCAATAAAATCGTCTTCAATTTCAACAATTTGTATAGGTAGTTTGATTTCATCAGTCATGGGATTTGAATACTCTACTAATATTACATTTAAGTTGCTATCGGTGGCTAATTAGTGGGATAATCTTAACGCTAATTACGCCAAAATTGGCAATTAGGGCGCTCAAAGTAACATAAGAGAACTTGTGCGGCACCGTTAGGGGATGTGATCATACCGAAATCGTTGCGAAAACCAACGTTTTTTATACCCCAAGCGTAAACCAAACGCCATTTGCCTGAGATAATGTTGCGTAATCTATTATCAAAAGCGGCAAAACATGGGTTCCAGTTAACCAGAGCATATAAAAAGATTTGCTATAACGCAGCGCTAAAAGCGATGTGTATCAGATATAAAAACGAAAACAGCATTAACTGTAAAAGTTACAGTGACAATTTGATTTCCACAGACATTCCAGTCGTGAGACTGCATTAATTAGTGTTTGCAAAACATCTGAACACGCAGTGCCCTTTGGGTTGCGTTGTGGCTGTAAAGATACGAGTCAGCTACGATGAAAAGAATGTTAATAAACGCTACGCAGGAAGAAGAAATCCGCGTGGCTCTGGTTGATGGCCAGAAGCTATATGATTTAGATATTGAAAGTCCAGGTCACGAACAAAAAAAATCAAATATTTATAAAGGCAAAATCACCCGGGTAGAACCCAGCTTAGAAGCCGCTTTTGTTGAATATGGTTCAGATCGCCATGGTTTTTTACCTTTAAAAGAAATTTCTCGCGAATATTTCCCTGCCAACTATAGCTTTGATGGTAGACCTAACATTAAAGAAGTGGTCAAAGAAGGCCAAGAAGTTATTATTCAAATTGATAAAGAAGAACGCGGCCAAAAAGGTGCAGCCTTAACGACTTTTATTAGTTTAGCCGGTTCTTATTTGGTATTAATGCCTAATAATCCACGTGCAGGTGGTATTTCTCGTCGCATTGAAGGTGATGAGCGCCAAGAGCTAAAAGATTCGTTAAATCAATTAGAAATGCCAGATGGCATGGGGTTAATTGTTCGTACTGCAGGTGTTGGCAAGTCATTTGAAGAATTAGAGTATGATTTAAATGCCCTAATTAAACACTGGACTGCCATTACCGAAGAAGCTCAAAAACGCCCTTCTCCTTTTTTAATTCACCAAGAAAGTAACGTGGTATTTAGAGCCATTCGCGATTATTTACGCCGTGATGTAGGTGAAATTTTAATTGATAATCCGGTTATATTTGAAGAAGCCAAAATTTATATTCAGCAGTTCCGCCCTGACTTTGCCCATCGCGTAAAGTTATATCAAGGCGATGTGCCCTTATTTATGCACTTTCAAATTGAGACCCAAATAGAATCAGCATTTCGCCGAGAAGTGCGCCTCCCTTCTGGTGGCTCTATCGTTATTGATAGCACAGAAGCGTTAACAGCTATAGATATTAACTCATCAAAAGCCACTAAAGGCTGTGATATAGAAGAAACCGCTTTTAATACTAATTTAGAAGCAGCTGATGAGATTTCACGCCAACTTAGGTTACGCGACTTAGGTGGCTTAATTGTTATCGATTTTATTGATATGACACCGGTTAAGCATCAACGTGAAGTTGAAAACCGCTTAAAAGATGCGGTAAAACAAGATCGCGCTAGAGTACAAATTGGCCGTATTTCCCGTTTTGGTTTATTAGAAATGTCACGGCAACGCTTACGTCCCTCTTTAGGTGACTCAGCAACTCATGTTTGCCCTCGTTGCCATGGCCGAGGCACTATTCGTAGTACAGAATCTTCAGCTTTGTCAATTTTACGTTTAATTGAAGAAGAATCAATTAAAGATAATACAAGCCAGATCCATGCTCAAGTTCCGGTTGCGGTTGCCACTTATTTAATGAACGAAAAACGTGAAGCGGTTAGGCGCATTGAAAAGCGGCAAGGAATTCGTATCTTTGTTATTCCGAACGAGCATTTAGAAACGCCAAACCATGAAGTGCTGCGAATTCGAATTGATGAAGAAATCGAAGATGTAAGTTACAACATGGTTAAAGCTCCTGATTCAACCACTAACCTATATCAACCTGCATCAGATGCCGTAAAAGAAAAGCCCGCTATTTCAGCCATTAATATAGCTAATAGCACGCCACCTCCGCCGGCAAAACAACCTGTATCAACAGAGAATACACAACCTAGCCTATGGCAGAAAATTGCTAATTGGTTTAATAAACTCGTTTCTAGCGATACAGCAAAACAAGAGCCAGCTACAGAAACTAAACCCGCTAATAATCGTCAACAAGCGAATAAAGGCCGGCCATCTAATCGTGATAATCAACGAGATAAACCGCGGGAAAACGTACGGGAGAATAACCGTCGTCGTAACAATAAATCGCGTAATCGCAATGAAAGTGAGGAAGTTACAGCTACAGCGGTAAAAGATACAGCACCAACACAGCGTCCGGAGCGACAAACTCGCAGTCAGCAAGACTCGCGTCCAGCACGTAATAATGTTGAAACTAAAGCGCCTAACCCAGCTCCTGTTACTAAACCTGCAGTCACTGAAACAGCAGCTGCACCACAAAAAGTAGCAGAGCGCCGTCAACGTCGTAATGCGCGTAAACCGGTACGTTTAGAACAGGCCGAAAAGTCTGTTGTAACACCAGCCATAGTTGCTTCTACTGAGACAGCTGCTAATACAGCGCCTTTAAATGAAGAGCTCACTCAAGCCAACACTAAAGTAGAGCAAGCTGTTGACAACAAAACTACAGTTGATGTTAGTACAGAGCCTACTTCTGTAGATACAACAGTAAACACTGCTGCAGTTGAAGCAGTTAATATAGAAGCTGAATCTACCGAGGCTACAACAGAACCTCGTGGCCGTAATCGCCGTTCTCCACGTCATTTACGTGCTGCTGGTCAAAAGCGTAAAAAAGAGCAAGAGCAAAATGAAACTACCACTAATGCTAATAATGCTACTGATCAAGCTTCAGAGCCTGCAGTTGAGCCAAGCCTAGATAAAGCGGTTACTACTAAAGAAACTCCAGCAGAAACTAATCCAGTATTAATTGATCCTATTAATACTGAAAGCGTAGCAGCTGAAAACCCAGCAACCAATAACGTAGAAACCGAAAGCTTGGCAACTGAAAGCGCAGAAATTGAAAGCAGCGATAAAGTGACTAAGCCTCGTGGACGTCGTAAAGCACCGGCTAAACAAGATCCTGAAGCTAGTATTGAGCCTGTTGTCACTGCGGTAAGTCCAGAAGCTTTAACTGAAAGCAGTGAAAATATAACTGCTGAAGTCAAAGCTGAATTAGCACCGGCGGTTAATACTAAAACAGCTGAGCCTGCTAAGTCAGAGCCTACAGTTACAACTCCTGCTGTAACCGCTAAAACAGAAGCGGCTACAGCATCAGATGAAGCCGTTAAAGCTGATAGTAATATGACTGAAGCAACAGCTAAACCTGCAGCAAAAGCCGCTACAAGTCGCTATGCGCAAATGGTAGTAGCTACCATGACTAAAGCTGTTGCTGAAGAGTCAGAACCTACGCCAGAAAAGCTAGCTCCAGAAGCTAAACCGGCTGTAGAGCGCCCTGTTGTTGCTAGTTCGCAACGACAAGCAGGCTCAGCTTTTGCCCGTCAAGTAGTAACAGCGCCGATGACAAAAGCATCGACTAAAGATGACGAAGCAAACTAAGCTAATGTAATTGCTCTATTAGTCTAAACCTTAAATTAAAAAGCCAGTTGAAATAACTGGCTTTTTTTATGGCTTGACCAATGTCAAGTAAAGTCATAACGTTAATAACTTCAGTATCATTAGCGGCATCTAACTAAGTTAGCTAAACTGAGATCGCATCTATTATTGCTTCATAGCATAGTTAACTAGATCCCAGAATAATATTAAAAATTTACAGGGGAAGTTATGTCCGATCCAACTCTTTATCCCGTTCCTGCTGCTGCAGCTAAACGCTCACTCTTAACTAACCAACAATATGAGCAAATGTATCAACAATCTATTACAGCACCAGAGCAATTCTGGGCTGAGCATGGTAAGCGAATAGATTGGTTTAAACCTTATACCCAAGTGAAAAACACTTGCTATGAACCGGGTAAGGTTAATATTGAATGGTTTAAAGATGGTATATTAAATGCCAGTTATAATTGTTTAGATCGTCATTTACCACAACGCGCTAATCAAATAGCATATTTTTGGGAACCTGACTCACCAGACGCGGCTAAGTCAATTACCTATGCCGAATTACACCAACAAGTGTGTCAATTAGCCAACGCTATGAAACAACTAGGCGTAACTAAAGGTGACCGGATAACTATTTACTTACCTATGATTATTGAAGCTGTTGTAGCCCTATTAGCTTGTGCCCGTCTTGGTGCCGTTCATTCAGTTGTATTTGCTGGTTTTTCACCCGATGCTTTAGGTAGTCGTATTTTTGACTGTGATTCCAAGCTAGTTATAACGGCTGATCAAGCGTTACGCGGCAGCCGCGTAACCCATTTAAAACAAAATGTTGATGTTGCTATTGATCATTTGGCTGAAAAATCACCGGTTAAAAACATTATTGTGGTTAAACATGTAGGGCAAGATCTTGCTATGCAAGCCAATCGCGATCTTTGGTACCACGAGCTTATTGCTAAGCAAAGCACAGACTGCCCTGCAGAGCCCATGCAGGCAGAAGATCCACTATTTATTTTATATACCTCGGGTTCTACTGGCACGCCTAAAGGAGTAGTACATACCACAGGTGGCTATATGGTGTATGCAGCAATGACTCATGAATATGTTTTTGATTACCATGATCAAGATGTTTATTGGTGTGCTGCTGATGTTGGCTGGGTAACCGGTCATACTTATATTATTTATGGTCCTTTAGCTAATGGTGCAACCAGCGTATTATTTGAAGGCGTGCCAAATTACCCTAGCGTAAAACGCATGGCACAAATTGTTGATAAATATAAGGTGAATATTCTCTACACGGCACCTACTGCCATCAGAGCTTTAATGGCACATGGCTCAGCACCTACTGACAGCGCAGACTTAAGTTCATTACGTACCTTGGGCAGTGTGGGTGAGCCTATCAACCCAGAAGCATGGACTTGGTATCATCACAACTTTGGTAAAGATACTTGCCCTATAGTTGATACTTGGTGGCAAACTGAAACCGGTGGCATTCTTATTTCTCCTCTGCCAGGTTGTACTGAGCTAAAACCTGGCTCTGCAACACGCCCTTTCTTTGGTATTGTTCCAGCAATAGTGGATAACGAAGGCAATGAATTAACGGGTGTCGCTGAAGGTAATTTGATTATCAAAACCAGTTGGCCTGGCCAAATGCGTACCGTATATGGTGACCATGCGCGGTTTGAGCAAACCTATTTTGGCACTTATCCTGGAGCCTATTTTACAGGAGATGGGGCTAAACGTGATAAGGATGGATATTATTGGATAACAGGCCGAGTTGATGATGTGCTTAATATATCAGGACACCGCTTAGGTACGGCAGAAATAGAAAGTTGTTTAGTTGCACACCCTGCAGTTGCCGAAGCCGCTGTTGTAGGTTATTACCATGATATTAAAGGGCAAGGAATCTATGTTTATGTCACACCTAGACTAGGTGTGACACCAAGTGATGACTTAACTACAGAGTTACGTAACTTGGTAAGAACAGAAATATCAGCTATTGCCACACCTGATTTAATTCAATGGGCGCCAACTGGTTTACCCAAAACGCGCTCGGGAAAAATTATGCGCCGCATACTACGCAAAATTTCCGCTAACGAGCATGACCAATTGGGCGATATTTCAACTCTAGCCGATCCTTCTGTTGTTGAGCAGTTAATTAACAACAGATTAAACCGAAAATAAACCCTACCAACTTTAAGCTTAACTTAGCTCGATAATGACAGCAGTAACCTTAGCAAAACCCAAGGTTACTGCTGTTAATAATCACAAGCTGTAAATTGCTGTAAAGTACTAAAAGCAATTTGGCCTAATTGAGTTTGCAACGACTTAGATAAATCAATTTCCGGGATATAAGCTAACTTGTCTGCATCTTTACCACTAATTATTTGATAAAAAGCTAAAGCAGTTAAGACAGTGCCAGCAAGCGACGCATGATTACCATCAGTATAAAAACTAATATCTGGCATAGCTGGTATGGCATGATCCCATATCGGCCCTATAGGAGCCACGCAAGAGGCCGTAAGACTTGCAATATCACGATGCAAAAGATAAACCCGCATTCCCTCTTCAATATTCCCTTCTCGTGGATGCTCTGGAAAAAGAATAGGCGTAGCTTTATTTTCCTTACTAAGCGTTACCCAGTATTCTGCTGCTATTGTCGAATAAGTATATTTACCCGTGGTTGAGTATTTCTGTGCTTGCCAAATAATATGACTCCAATTTTTAGACTCAACCATTTTTTTTGTAACATTATCATCCATCCGTGAGTCAAGGTAGCCGACTCCTGGAGCAAGTGTGGCAACAGAAGATTTTCCCGTTCCTTTCTCTAACATTAACTTTAAAATCTTGGCTAAATTATTAGTACGAACATGGCTATTACCCACTAACAAAACTTGATAGTTTTCTAGATTGCGGTTATCAGGTATTGGTAAATCATTCATAACTGGCGGCGGTTTAATAATTGTAGTTTTATCCTCTGGTATACTCTTGCTATCACCACAAGCTGACAATAATAAAGCCAAAATCACCATAATAAAAAATATAAATCTAGACATAATTATTTCCCTATAAAATAGACTTTATTTATAACAGTAAAGCTTAGCGATACAAGTACAACACTATAAAAAAAACATTATTTAATTAATTCATTACATTTAGTTACAGCTGTAATAATAACAGGCCAGTCCAAGCTGCGCTTGCCAGTTAAGTAGTAGCAGAACCTGAGTTACATATATACAGTATTAATTATCTATAACAAAAATAGGCATAACATCTGCCATAGCTCAGTAACGGTTAAACTGTAGTTCTAGCATTATTTTACAGGCATAAAAAAAGGCGCCTAAGCGCCTTTTTTAGTGTATTAAATTTATTTAGCACGGCCGCGGTATTCGTCGGTGCGGGTGTCAATTTCAATCTTGTCACCTTCTTTTACGAATTCTGGTACCATAATTTCAAAACCAGTTTCTATTTTGGCTGGTTTCATTACTTTTCCTGAGGTATCACCACGCGCTGCTGGCTCGGTGTACGTTACTTCACGTACCACAATTGTTGGTAAATCAACAGAGATTGGCCGCTCGTTATAAAATACTACTGAACATTCCATGCCATCAACTAGGTATTTTAACGCTTCTGTCATATTTTCAGCTTCAACTTCAAACTGATTATATTCTTCGTCCATAAATACATACATAGGATCAGCAAAGTAAGAATAAGTGACTTCTTTGGTTTCTAAAAGTACTTGTTCAAACTTATCATCAGCACGGTATACGGTTTCCATACCTTGGTTTGTTAATAAGTTTTTCATTTTCATTTTAACAACGGCAGCGTTACGGCCTGATTTATTAAACTCGGCTTTTAAAATTACCATTGCATCTGCACCAACCATTATTACCTGGCCAGCACGTAGTTCTTGAGCTGTTTTCATCATGATTTTAATATCTTCTTGTTAGCGAAAATTTCGGGTTATTATAAATTTTTTTTCAACAAAGTGCACGAGGTTGTGTGCAAGATCACCGTTGAGGTTCAATTGTTGTTGCCAGTTAATATTATAACCTGCTATTTCAGGTAAAATATCAATAAAATCAAGCCATACCTTAACTAAAGGCTGTTGAGTATTCCAGGCCATATACATGTTTTGCAGTTTTTCTTTTACACTATTTGTCATATTTGAACAGTAAAGTTGTAAAAAAGACTGTAGTTTTATTAAGTGGGCATCTTCTTGCTGGCGATAAATTTGCCAAACAAAGGGCTTATTTGCCC
This window harbors:
- the fabD gene encoding ACP S-malonyltransferase, producing MTTKLAIVFPGQGSQSVGMLAELYQQHDIVKQTFAEASAALGYDLWALVANGPEAELNETQRTQPALLTASVAVWRLWQQQNGQTPAYFAGHSLGEYSALVCAGVLTLAAAVTLVEKRGNYMQQAVPAGVGAMSAIIGLDDAAIIKACADAAQGEVVSAVNYNSPGQVVIAGHKAAVERAGELCKAAGAKRALPLPVSVPSHCALMRPAAEQLLLDLNQLSFNLPSVPVINNVDVAAATSGAEIKDALVRQLYSPVRWTETIEFLASQGVSQILEFGAGKVLTGLIKRIDKTISTAAVGDQASLETALNQEQE
- the yceD gene encoding 23S rRNA accumulation protein YceD, with the translated sequence MQKVKMPVTLNLVKAAQKRSEYEGYYASETLTRLNESLLTSQEHVAVRIECGTDQQGLTVLQGSASCEVSVSCERCGQPMAVSLDCNFAYTPIKSDDEADLENIPECYDVIEKDDHGEINLRQLVEDELILTLPLFPTHDEALCAIKSADMSFGDLGQEAEKPNPFAILQELKKK
- a CDS encoding nucleoside triphosphate pyrophosphatase; translated protein: MTQTTIPKLWLASTSEYRKAILSKLTKNFSCQNPNIDETVHRHELASTLVSRLALAKAQAVAATLSEGLVIGSDQVALFQGAIIGKPHSFDKAIAQLQRFSGHKVQFLTGLAVINVADNSIQQHIEYFDVWFRTLTDSEIIRYVEKEQPLDCAGSFKVEGLGIALFDKLSGDDPNSLIGLPLLKLNHMLINAGYNALIAD
- a CDS encoding beta-ketoacyl-ACP synthase III; its protein translation is MYSRIIGTGSYFPSKIRSNTDLETMVETTDEWIMERTGIKERRIIGDNETVATMGAQAGLKALEAANIDKDSVDMLICATTSGARSLPSSACEIQRELGLPPMPAFDVAAACAGFCYALSIADQYIKTGMAKRIMVVGSDCLSRLISPEDRSMVILFGDAAGAVILEASEQPGILSTHIFADGKYSELLYVDNPTRGIETSVHSSWGAMKGNEVFKVAVTKLSEVVEQTLAANNLDKSEIDWLVPHQANLRIIAAVARKLNLPMEQVVINLDKYGNTSAATVPTALDEAIRDGRIQRGQTLLLEAFGGGFAWASALIRY
- a CDS encoding HAD-IA family hydrolase; translated protein: MTKVIMQQADVSLVIFDWDGTVMDSIGRIVSSMQAAARLAKLPVPSDFAVKQIIGISLDPAFDILFPGLSQTQRQQLFNHYRQQYLEYDTTPTPLFNGVEQVLQQLKDKNVKLAVATGKARKGLQRMFAETGLAAYFDTSRCADEAQSKPHPDMLEQILQQLDIPAAQAVMVGDTSHDMKMAQTIAMPRIGITHGVHGRDILSQYAPKAIIDSIPELLKVL
- the plsX gene encoding phosphate acyltransferase PlsX, translating into MHLVQPLKLTLALDMMGGDHGPRSTIPAAIAAIEEYPELHLILCGDETILTEQLKLHGVSAHPQFTLKHCSQTITMADKPAIALRNKRDSSMRTAIDLVDSGEVQACVSAGNTGALIAIAHYVLKMLGGIERPALISTIPSIEGEPVYMLDLGATVNCDADTLFQFAVMGSVMAEEVIGITKPRIALLNMGEEEIKGSDQIKRASMLLAQCNDINYVGYIEGNDIFSRKADVIVCDGFVGNVALKTCEGVAKLILRRFETSIKDQLSAQLLGWLIKPFIKKLSQAVNPDHYNGASLIGLRGIVVKSHGNATKEAFLSAIRQAVLEVERQVPAKIKHRLEHVLIDKA
- the rpmF gene encoding 50S ribosomal protein L32 encodes the protein MAVQQNKKSRARRDMRRSHDALTGPTLSVDSTTGETHRRHHITADGYYKGRKVK